In Sulfurovum xiamenensis, one DNA window encodes the following:
- a CDS encoding NADP-dependent isocitrate dehydrogenase — translation MSNLPKIIWSKIDEAPALATYSLLPIVNAFTKEAGVEVVESDISLAGRVLAAMGLAEDELSKLGEVVLQPEGNVIKLPNISASVGQLKDCIAELQGQGYDIPNYPENPANDEEKAIQAKYSVCLGSAVNP, via the coding sequence ATGTCAAACTTACCAAAAATCATATGGTCAAAAATCGATGAGGCGCCGGCACTTGCTACGTATTCATTACTTCCAATCGTAAATGCTTTTACTAAAGAAGCAGGTGTTGAAGTTGTAGAAAGTGATATTTCACTTGCTGGAAGAGTACTTGCAGCTATGGGTCTTGCAGAAGATGAGTTGTCTAAACTAGGTGAAGTTGTACTTCAACCAGAGGGGAACGTGATCAAACTTCCAAACATTTCAGCTTCTGTTGGACAGTTAAAAGATTGTATCGCTGAGCTTCAAGGTCAAGGATATGATATCCCTAACTACCCTGAAAATCCGGCAAATGATGAAGAAAAAGCAATCCAGGCAAAATACAGCGTATGTCTTGGTTCTGCAGTTAACCCG